A genomic window from Equus caballus isolate H_3958 breed thoroughbred chromosome 5, TB-T2T, whole genome shotgun sequence includes:
- the LOC106783210 gene encoding uncharacterized protein — protein MFHQLQHLDEWTAQPGPTADSTRSRTDALSSNQSSLVLQRGSLTYENTISYETTAAGKVTVTNPSRLKCLPSKSRFQAELQVYVEARESSDERLRPRPAEGESQGSRCFEGGSCRPPGAILAGGSRGPRSFGEVKHAGRQAQCAIADGGQPPGPPSSAHFPRRPGTGQGHRFGHRDSSFSRCSPPALARTRASAGRVRQQNLNFHSGSQIEDRKRKQRCGDTEQRPTNRCLSWLSRPRFAAPEAQGAVGAGRGRGDWPRYLSGPLASRPVPAASPLTPSRGRLPGAKGDPGRRPERDGAAGLGAGGKRRLGPCS, from the exons ATGTTCCACCAGCTTCAGCACCTGGACGAGTGGACAGCTCAGCCTGGGCCGACTGCCGACAGCACTCGCAGCAGAACTGACGCTCTGAGCTCTAACCAAAGCTCTCTCGTGCTTCAGCGGGGCAGCCTGACTTACGAGAACACCATTTCCTACGAGACCACTGCCGCTGG CAAAGTAACTGTCACAAATCCATCTCGATTGAAGTGCTTACCCTCTAAATCCAGGTTTCAAGCGGAACTCCAAGTGTATGTAGAAGCCAGGGAGTCATCTGATGAGCGGTTGAG GCCGAGGCCGGCTGAAGGCGAGTCCCAGGGCTCGCGCTGTTTTGAGGGAGGGTCCTGCCGACCGCCAGGGGCCATCCTCGCGGGCGGGTCGCGGGGTCCCCGCTCGTTTGGCGAAGTGAAGCACGCCGGTCGCCAGGCCCAGTGCGCCATCGCGGACGGAGGCCAGCCGCCCGGGCCCCCGAGCTCGGCTCACTTTCCTCGACGCCCCGGGACGGGGCAAGGGCACCGCTTTGGCCACAGAGACTCTAGTTTCAGCAGGTGCAGCCCGCCAGCGCTGGCTCGGACCCGGGCCTCCGCAGGGAGAGTAAGGCAGCAAAATCTCAACTTCCACTCTGGATCTCAGATCGAGGACAGGAAGCGAAAGCAAAGGTGTGGTGACACAGAACAACGACCCACAAACCGTTGCCTCTCTTGGCTAAGTCGGCCTCGCTTTGCAGCCCCAGAAGCGCAAGGTGCGGTCGGCGCGGGGCGAGGACGCGGGGACTGGCCGCGCTATCTCTCGGGTCCCCTCGCATCCCGGCCAGTGCCCGCGGCTAGTCCCCTAACGCCCTCGCGAGGAAGGCTGCCCGGGGCCAAAGGCGACCCGGGCCGGAGGCCAGAGAGAGACGGCGCTGCGGGCCTCGGCGCTGGAGGCAAGCGGAGGCTCGGACCCTGTTCCTGA
- the LOC138924330 gene encoding uncharacterized protein, whose product MGTGLVAVWHRTGTFLKVVGAGSDSSVVQFLWDTSSALSSLPLPLGRVSNTNKPKARSPSQVCAKGREEERAFPSFYFQFLFVSNINGRENGTDLPLASEEQAITHRSPTSTPGHCWGQPDVAGVETPKMELEKMIHCRRRGPRRLELSVLADGGPRSSANPLSFLRGARVRPVVALQKWEEKMLGTRTNQAPRRFHEAQPEPPGTLRPGFLPTWWALAEKTEFLGSRSCRTKKEKPATLSLAALPDQL is encoded by the coding sequence ATGGGAACCGGATTGGTTGCGGTGTGGCACAGAACTGGAACCTTCCTGAAAGTGGTTGGGGCAGGCAGTGACAGTTCAGTCGTCCAGTTTCTTTGGGACACCTCTTCGGCGCTGTcttccctgcctctgcctttAGGACGAGTCTCAAACACCAACAAACCCAAGGCACGTTCCCCCTCTCAGGTCTGCGCGAAGGGACGAGAGGAAGAGCGAgcctttccctccttctacttccagtttttgtttgtttcaaatatTAATGGACGAGAAAACGGTACGGATTTGCCCCTTGCTAGCGAAGAACAAGCTATCACCCACCGATCCCCCACCAGCACACCCGGGCACTGCTGGGGACAACCGGATGTGGCAGGAGTTGAGACGCCCAAGATGGAGCTGGAAAAGATGATCCACTGTAGAAGGCGCGGGCCGAGGAGGCTCGAGCTCTCGGTTCTCGCGGACGGCGGACCCCGCAGTTCTGCAAATCCCCTTTCCTTCTTGCGAGGCGCCAGGGTCCGGCCAGTGGTGGCGCTCCAAAAGTGGGAGGAGAAAATGCTGGGGACAAGAACAAACCAGGCGCCCAGAAGGTTCCACGAGGCTCAGCCAGAGCCTCCTGGGACACTAAGACCAGGTTTCCTCCCTACGTGGTGGGCATTGGCTGAGAAGACTGAATTCCTGGGAAGTCGAAGCTGCAGgacaaaaaaagagaagcctGCGACGCTGTCCCTCGCGGCGCTCCCAGACCAGCTCTAA